The following coding sequences are from one Eucalyptus grandis isolate ANBG69807.140 chromosome 11, ASM1654582v1, whole genome shotgun sequence window:
- the LOC120289687 gene encoding receptor-like protein 35 translates to MANLSSLRRLNMDVCDLHGVFPSAIFHLPKLRILGVGYNDLTGQLPDFNSSSLLEYLRLPETSFSGQLPASIGNLHSLQTLNLDSETCNLTGSLPPSIGNLPSLSFLNIGGCKFSGSIPASFANLSNLEYLGVSMSPVTAQTISSLSWIWKIKKLATFYLEKINLYGEIPPSNGNLSQLVELSFRGNQLSGTIPSQLNNLTQLTRLCLRTNQLSGSILSWLMSMTQLVALDLAVNNFHGKIPSSISQLQNLQVLILVKNNFSGTVELDNFLKLKELTVLQLSSNRLSCRRISANVTPPQLLVLGLASCNLNQFPTFLQDCFLGRCALTYQ, encoded by the coding sequence ATGGCGAATCTGTCTTCCCTAAGAAGGCTGAACATGGATGTGTGCGACCTGCACGGTGTATTTCCATCTGCCATTTTTCATTTGCCGAAGCTACGAATCCTCGGGGTGGGTTACAATGATCTCACGGGCCAATTGCCTGACTTTAACTCGAGTAGTCTTCTTGAATATCTGCGACTGCCTGAAACGAGTTTTTCTGGGCAGCTGCCCGCTTCAATCGGTAATCTCCACTCCTTGCAAACATTGAATCTTGATTCCGAGACGTGCAATTTGACCGGGTCCCTACCCCCGTCAATAGGAAACCTTCCTTCCTTGAGTTTCCTCAACATAGGTGGTTGCAAATTCTCAGGATCCATCCCGGCTTCATTTGCTAATCTTAGCAACCTCGAATACCTGGGTGTCAGCATGAGCCCAGTCACTGCCCAGACCATTTCCTCTTTGtcttggatttggaagattaAGAAGCTTGCCACTTTCTATCtcgagaaaatcaatttatatgGCGAGATTCCACCTTCAAATGGAAACTTGTCTCAACTAGTGGAGTTAAGCTTTCGTGGCAACCAATTAAGCGGTACTATCCCATCTCAGCTCAACAACCTCACTCAGCTGACGAGATTGTGCCTCCGAACTAATCAACTATCGGGGTCCATACTGTCTTGGCTTATGAGCATGACTCAATTGGTCGCGCTTGACCTTGCAGTCAATAACTTCCATGGCAAGATACCTTCGTCAATCTCTCAACTCCAAAATCTCCAAGTCCTCATACTTGTGAAAAACAACTTTAGCGGTACTGTTGAACTAGACAACTTTCTCAAGCTCAAAGAATTGACAGTGCTGCAACTATCATCTAATAGGCTATCATGCCGCAGGATTAGCGCGAATGTTACTCCTCCTCAACTTCTTGTCTTAGGACTGGCATCATGCAATTTGAACCAGTTTCCTACATTCTTACAAGACTGCTTTCTTGGCAGATGTGCTCTTACATATCAGTAA